The Mangrovivirga cuniculi genomic sequence AAAATCATGTTGAGGTGGGAATTCAAATTCGTGATCACTTCGATTATCGACATATTTCAATTCAGAACCATCGATTAACCATTTAAAAGTTTTTATATCTGAAGAAAGCTTGCCGATTTTGAAAACCATGAATAAATACGGCCCAATGATCGCAAACTTTACAAAGCGGGTTTCTTTGTAATACTTATAGAGCTTATGAAAATCATCTTTGAATTGTTGATCTTCTATAATTGCTAAATCAGAAACAGGGAATGAATGGTCTACGTACTGATGCACACTAAATACATCGGATAACTCGACTTGATTTTTTAATCCTAAGTGAACGTTATATCCAAAAATGAATTTATTCCCAACGGGAACCATATCCCATGGAATACAATTATGTTCTGTGGTAATTCGATCTGTTCCAATTAACGATGTTTCAATGGATCCAAATACACTTTTCCTCTGACCATCAAGTTTTTTCTGCGTATCTATTAAATCCCGGGTACTCGACTGAAGCCTGTTTTTTAAAACTTCATAAGTTCCGTTTTCCAGAGTTTCTGATTGATCGATATTTGAAGCTGTCTTTTCTTCAGACATAGGTAGTCAGTTAAGTTATTAGTTGAGGAGAATTGCAACCCGGAAATTCCCGGGTTGCAAAAAATTATTGTTGATTCAATAAGGCCTTTAAGCCAATCCTAATTTTCTCGGAGATTCATTATCCAGCCCTGCTGATTTGGCGATTCCCATCAGCTGACGGATATTATCTTTCATGTCATCATCCTGAGCATTTTGCATCATTTTAAATAACAATGCAGATATGGAAAGATTCTTTAAGTCCTCAGATGAAATATTCAGCGTACTCATTATTTCTCCAATGTTATTTCGGAATGAGGATCCACCGTCAGATTTCAAAAAAGCATCCTTCACATCAGTTATCACATCACTGCTTTTCATAAATCCATCGATGGCTTTACCTTTGGCCATCGAACCGACTATTTGATTGAAGAAGGTTGATTCCCCACCAATAATATCAATATTTGCAGTTTTCATAGCTTCAGCCATTACCTCTGCTTGTGCTTCGGCGATCTGTCTGTTCACATCTAATTGTGCAAGCTCGACAGCTCTGTCTTTATCTAATCTCATCTTAAATTCTTCATGCTCCATACCGGCACCATCAAGAATCTTCATCGCTTCAGCCTTCTCTTTTATACCATCAGCATCTGCTTTAGCTTTTGCTGCCATTACACTAGCTTCTGCCAAGCCTTCTTTTTCCTTAGCAGTTGCCATTACTTCGGTAACTTCAGAATCAGCTTTTCCTTTTTCACGTGCTACTTTTGCAGCCACAAATCCAAGCCTCTCATCAGCTTCAGCCTGAGCATTCGATTTCATTTTAATACCCTTCGCTTCTGCATCTGCCTTCATTTCGATTACTGATGCTTCAGATTCCCCTTCTTTCTCTTTCGCTTCAGCTTTAGCAGACATCACCTGTGCTTCAGACATACCGATGGCAGCTTTTTGAGCAGCTTCAGCATCGGCTAATGTTTTCATTGCTTCTGCTTTGTGAATTGCTGCTGATTGTTCTGCCTCAGCATCAATCAGAGCCTTTTTAGCTAATGACTCCGACGCCTGGCGTGCAGCCTCGGCAGCTTTGATCTCCTGAACAAGTGCTTCCTGCGCTTTTTGTTCTGCAACTGTTATCGCAACTTGCTTATTACGTTCTGCTTCCGCATTTGCCCTGGTATCTTTGATCTTTTCCTCTTCTTCAACAGTAGCTTTCTCCACAGTAACGCGCTCGCGAATAACTTCCTGGATATTTCTTCTTTCTACTTCAAGAGATTTTTCCTTTTCTATCTGTGCCAACTCTACTACACGTTCCCTTTCGGTAGCTTCCAGAGCTCTCGCCTGCTCAACTCTTTCGCTCTCTATCGCATCCGCTTTTTCCTTATTCTTTTGAGCTACTAATATCTGACGTAATTTATTTTCCTCAGCTACTCCGATCTCTTCCTCAGTCGCTATTCGGGCATTTTGCGCCTTCTTATCATTTTCTGCCTGAACACGCTCTATTTCAGCAGACTCCCTGGCTTTAATTGACTCGACCTCTCGTCTTTGCTGCTCCTCTTTTTCAATTTGCTGACGTTCTAACTGGAGAATTGTTTCCCTGGCTTCAACATCTTGCTTCTTGATCGTTTTTTCCTTTTCTCTCTCGATCAGGTTAGCTTTGATCTTTTCTTCAGAAGTTAATTCTATGATCTTTTTTATACCCTGTGAATCAAGAATATTATCCTGGTTAAGATCGTGTATAGATGTTTGTTCAACATAATCAATAGCACAGTCATCTAAGACATATCCATTTAGGTCAGTACCAATTTCCTGAAGGATTTTCTCTTTAAAACTCGCCCTGGAATTATATAATTCAACAAAATCAAAATGTTTACCTACAGTTTTTAATGCCTCGGAAAATTTCGCATCAAAAAGGCGTTCTAACTCACTAATCTCTGATGCTCTGTGACATCCGATTGATTGAGCTACATGAATTACATCCTCAGTAGTTTTATTTACCCTGATAAAGAAACTCACCTTGATATCTGCCCGCATGTTATCTTTACAGATCAGACCATCTTTAGCCATTCTGGAGATGTTCAAAGTCTTCAAAGTGATATCCATCACTTCCAGCTTGTGCAATACAGGTACAACAAATATACCTGAGAAAGAAACTTTGGCGTCTCCCAATCCGGTCCGGATTAGCGCTTCACCCTGTACCGCTTTTCGGTACATTTTTATGAACATTGAGATAATTCCGATCACCAGAATTACTCCAACGATCAATGTAATCATTAGAATTTTATCTGTCATTTTAGTTTTAGTTGTATGGTTCTATTAAATAAATGTTTTGATCTTTTCTGTATTCCAACACCAGGCCGGTCTCTCCATTACTCATCTTTGAATCAGTCGTTGTTCTGACATTTAAAATATGAGGCGCTCCTTTTGTTGATACTTTGGCCTGTCCTGTCTTGATTTTGCTTGCCGGAATAGTGATTGTGCATACTTTGCCTATTAAAACATCTCCCGCATCACCACTGGAATTTAATTTCCCAAAAATCTTAACAAATGGCATGGTCATGAACTTGGCAATGAACAATCCTAATATCAAAGATCCCAGAAGAACCGGAATTCCAAGAATAATTGAAGAATTCCCTATCAAGTCATTGATAATCATTGAGATTGTCCATGAGGGTATGATCAGGAATGTAAAAAATATCATTACCGGCACCTGACCAAGATTAAAAAATGCAAGTACATTATTTAGCCACATTACTGAGGCCCCGTCAATCTCGGCATCTGCATCCAAATCAACATCAATATCGAAAAGATCCATGTCCAGCAAACCAATTATAACGGTTATCCAATAAACAACAACGAATATCGCCAGCGCAGTTATAATAATGTTTGCCGGCGATACTGAAGCCGCTAGCACTTCATTCATATAATATTTATTTGTCGTTGTTAATACCTAATTTTTCTTTTAATCTGGCTAGTTCCTCAGCTTTATCGCTGGTTTCTGCCTGCGCAAGAGTTTTATCTATCTCTTCATCGATACTTCTTGACTCCTCTGCCATTTCACCATAACTTTCCGCAAGAGCTTCTTCCTGATCAACTTTTTCTCTCATTCGCTCCAGCATGCTAATTGTATCTGAAGAATCGATCTGAGCCATTTGCTTATTTATATTTTTAGTGGCATTACTCACTTTTACCCTTGCTTTAAGAGTTTTAAGTTCATTTTCCCACTTTGCGATCTTTGACTTTAATCTCTTGATATTGCCTTCAAGCTGCTCTACAGAAGATTCGAATTGTTGTTTTTGACCCTGAGCCCTGGCAGCATGTTTCATGTTTTCTTCTTTTTGAATAAGCGCCTCAGTAGCTAAACGATCTGCCTCTTCGTTTGAAACAGAACCAGTTTGCGCACTTTTAAGAAGTTTTACAGCCTTTTGCTCATAATCTTCTGATTTGGAGGTATAATTTTCATACTCTCTCCTGGCTTTGATAGCCATCGCTTTTACTTCGGCAAGGGATTTCAAACTTTTATCGAGATCTTCTTTCATATCTCTGATTCCCTGCTCAGTTAATTTTATAGGATCTTCTAATTTATCCACAGCTGCATGAGCTTCAGATTGACCAATTTTAAATAATCTTCTAAATATGTTCATGGTTTTATGTTTTTCTACTTTGAAAATGTGATTAAATCATTACTGTATTCACTAAGCAAAAGGCCAAGAGAGTTAAATGAAGCTTCAAGTTCATTTAAATCAAGATTCTCCAGTTCTAAAGTATTTCTAAAAATCACCTTTCTTCCTGTCTCATCTAAAACAAATGCTCCGTGTATAATGTCTCTGTTTTTTTGCAGCAACTTCTTCAGCGTTCCATTTGAATCATCCTGCAATTCCAATATGAATTGCTCCATAATTAGGATCGGATCGGCACAACCCAGAACCAGGTTTGATATACCTGAAGAAGGATCATTAACTACGAGTACCCCGTTTGATTCATCTTCGTGGCTAATATCGTAATCGAGGTCAATTACATAGTCTCTAACTTTTTGATAGTTTTTGGTCATAAAGGATAAGGTTTTATTGAATAAACAAATATTGGTAATTGATCATCTGACAATCTCTCGTCGGATAACTATAGATGGTAATTTGGTAATTTCATAACAGTAATATTCTTAGTTGATAAATCTATTTTTATTAGAGTTGCTCATAAAATTAGCAACATTATATTAATATATACGCTCTTTTATCAAAAAAAGTTTTAGTTTTACCTAAATTAATTACACTAAAGACAAATAATATGTCATATATCGGCAAAAACATCAAAAAAATACGCGTTGTCAAAAAAATGAGCCAAGCTGATTTTGCTCAAATCTTTGACATCGCAAGACCTAGTGTAGGTGCCTACGAAGAAGGACGTTCCGAGCCGAAAATAGAAACTATTATACAAATTGCAAAATACTTTAAGCTCTCTATAGATACATTGTTGACAAAAGAACTCACCATTAATGAGCTCTATAAGTTTGACTTGTTTAAAAAAGAATTCAAAGGTTCTTTAGATAAAAAAGTAGACAAGCCTCACAAAGATTCTATACAGAAATCCACCCCATTGGTAACCATTGGTGATCACTTAAATTACATAGTAAACTATGATCATGCGGATTTCATTAACAATTTACCGGAAATACAATTCCCCTTAAACAAATCTAAAAAAACAAGGGCTTTTCAAATTTCCGGTAGCGAAATGGAATATGAAGGCTGTGGATTAAATCACAAAGACATCATACTCTGTACTCCAATTGATAAGAACTCAAAGCTCAACACTGACACTCTTTATATTGTAGTAACCAATGATGAGATTATTTCTAGGTCTTTAAAAACTATAACGAAATCAACTATGGTATTCAAACCATACAATCCTGCCTATGACAATTCTTCTATTAAAAAAGAAGATATCATTGAATTATGGAAAGCAGAAGCTGTTTTTAGCCTTACATTACGATCTCCCAGCAGACTTGAGGAAAGAGTCGAAAAACTAGAACAACAATTAGACAAACTTCTTAAGGATAAAATTTAAAAATTTATCTTCTATATTTTTTTATCAGGAAAAGCTTCTGGCATTAAAAAAGGTGTGATTGCTCACACCTTAAAGCTCTTGAAACTCATAGAGTTTTTTTACCCTTTATAAATCAGGGCTCTATTTTTTTCATATTTAATTCAAAAATATATTTCTTGGGATTGGTAGTCAATTACCATAAATGGGTATATTAAAAATTTTATATATTAACGAAGTATCTATAAACACGACAAAATGAATCAGGAAGGAAAATCCATTTATGAACAATATCTGGAAATCGTATCAGCGACACCTGAAGTAGATTCTTCGTTACTTCAAAAACATGTCAGGAATTTAAGGGAATCTGAGAAATATTTACCTATTGGCATGACCTTTTTATTCATAACCAATTCTTCTAAACAGAAATATGAATTTATTACTAAAAATGTTGAATACTGCACTGGTTTAAAGCTCCAGGACCTTTATGAAGAAGGAGTAAATTACATTATGTCGAGAATTCACCCGGAAGAAATTAAAAAATGGCATGCCATTGTAGGAGAGATTATTAATGAATTGCTAAAACTACCTGAAGACCAACGGTTAAAAGCTAATTTTCAGCTCCAATACAGGCTCAAAAACGGCTCCGGAAAGTATATTAATATTTCTGACGGTCATATACCTATAGCATTAAATGATGATGGAATACCATATTTATTTCTGAGCCAGGTGACTGTACTTGGAAGTGGTGAGAAGGCCGAGCCAAAAGGAATTTTAATGTGTTTAAATAACAACAATGAATATGATGTAATTTTCAAAACTCCTGATAAGGCTGGCAATATAGAAATATTTCTTACTGATCGGGAAATTGAAGTTTTGAATTATGTTGGCAAGGGGATGACCAGTAAAGATATTGCAGACAAAATACACGTGAGTAAAGAAACCGTTGATAAACACCGAAAAAATATTATCAAAAAAATGAATGTCAATAATGTGGTTGAAGCCTACAGTAAAGCTAAAAGGGCTGATCTTATTGAATGATATTTTTTCATAATAATTAATTAAAAACATTATAACTGATTACCGATCTTTAATATATCTGTATAAACACCTCTCGCAGTTACTTCTGCTCCGGCTCCGGCACCCTGAATAATCAATGGGTGATCACCATATCCTGATGTATATATTTCAAAAATTGAATCAGCATTTTTTATCCCTCCAAGGGGTGAATTTTTATCTACCTTGATCAATTTCACATTCAACTGGTGCTTTTCAACATCAAGGTCTCCGATATACCTTAGCACTTCATTTTCTTTTAAACTTGATTTTAGCTTTTTATAGTGAATATCTAATTCCTCTTTATGCTGTAGAAAAGAATCAAAATCGTCTTCATTCTGAAGAGCTTCCGGAATTAAGTTTTGTATCTCAACGTCATCCATTTCTGATTCCAGTCCGATCTCTCTCGCCAAAATCAATAACTTCCTTGCCACATCCATTCCATCAAGATCTTCACGAGGATCTGGCTCTGTATAGCCCAGCTCTCTTGCTTTTAATAAAACTTCGGAAAAGAGCGATTGATTTTCTGAAAAATTATTAAATAAATAACTCAATGAGCCACTAAAAATCCCCTAATTCTTGTGACACTGTCTGAAGATTGTTTCAGGTATTTTAATGTATCAATCAACGGTAAACCAGCTCCAACATTTGCTTCGTAATAAAACAATTTAGATCTCCTTCTAAGCAATCTCCTTAGCTCAACATAAAAAGCATAATCGCCGGAATTTGCTTTTTTATTAGATGCAACGATATCAAATCCATGCTTAACTATTGTAGGATAAGCTTCAGTTATTTCTTCTGATGAGGTATTGTCAGCTATTACTATATTCTCCAGTCCCGTTTCAAATAGTTCTTTTAGTATCGAAGGCAGATAATTGTTTTTATCTGAATCAGCTAATTTCTCCCTCCAGTCTTTACCCAGCCCTTTAGTGTCTACTATATATTTCTTAGAATCGGCTACTCCAATTACATTTATTTTCATACCTCTCTCAGTGACAAGATCTTCTCCGGTATTTACTACCTGGTCGATTAGTGTTCCTCCCACTACTCCTTTACCCAGGGCGAACAAATTAATTGTTTTAATTGCACCAAAGACCTGGGCATGAACAACATTCATTGCCTTTTTTATATTTTTATTACTGATCACCAGTGATATGTGCTCACCACTAATGCTATTGCTGATCAGATACATCCAGATTTTATTTTTCCGAAGCCCCTGGATTGCCCTTTCCAGTGCAAAATTATGTCTGCCTACTATGGCAATTATCGCCATATCATGATTAACTCTGATTGATGAAATATCCCCTGATTCTAATTCATTCTGAAATTCTCTTGTCAAAATCAGCTCTGCCTCATTTGCCTGTTCACTATCGACAACAAATCCAATACCTCTTTCTGATGATGCCTGTGAAATCAATCTTACGCTTATATCCTTTTTACTTAACGAATGAAATATTCTTGCATCGATACCCACTTTTCCCAGCATACCTTTCCCATCTAAGCTTACCAGTGATACCCCTTCGATCGATGAAACTGCTTTAACACCCTTTTCAGCACCGGTTTTATCAATTAAAGTACCTGTTTCCTGAGGCTTCCAGGTACTTTTGATCCTTAATGGAATATTATTGAAAAGAAGTGGCTGGATTGTTTTTGGATGAAGTACATTGGCACCAAAATTTGCAAGTTCATTGGCTTCCCGGTAGCTTATGTGTTCCAGCTTCATGGCATGTGGAACATATTTCGGACTTGCGCTGAAAACCCCTTCAACATCTGTCCAGTTTTGTACCTCGACAGCATTGATAAAACTGGCAATCAATGTTGCAGTATAATTACTGCCGTTTCTGCCCAGGGTAACCGTTTCACCGTTAACATCTCTGGCTATAAATCCTGTAATCACAGGAATAGTCTCAATATCCAGCCTTCCGAAAAACTCTTGTACATTTGACCGTGAATTATGAAAGTCAACATTTACTGCTGCTTCCTGACGTCCGGCTATCAGTAATTGCCTCGCATCAACCGGGATTGCTTTCAATCCATTTTTATTCAAGTAATTAGCAATAACTTTGGCGCTGATCAGTTCTCCCACTGCTAAAATTTTGTCCTCTACTGGTGTTGCTTTATACCTCAACACTTTCAGGGCTGCCAGCAAATTTGCCAGTTCATCTGTTTCATGTGAGAGATCAAGTTCGTATCCCGGAATTTGCTGGTTCTCCACAAAATCATTAAATAATTTATCATAAGAATCACCATTAATTGCAGCCTGGTAAAGTTTGCATAACCTGTTTGTACTGTCACCCCGTGCTGAAACCACTAAAGCAACCGGATACAGATCAAAAGCGTGGTTAGTTATATCGATGACATTTTTCAGAACAGGCCCGTTTTGCAATGACTTCCCTCCGAACTTCAACACAATACGCTGATCTTTCCTCACAGGCTCATGCTGTTTATAAAAAGATTCAATTCTGTCTGTTATCTGGTCTATCTCTATTAAAAACCCATCATGACCGTAATCAGACTTAATTTCCCTGTAGATGGCATCCGGAATATGCTCAGCTATAAATTGCTGAAATCTGGTAGGGATAAGTGAATCAGAATCAATTCCAATTACCAAAGTAGGTATTTTTATTTCTGAAAGAGCCTTTATTTCTCCTCCACGGTTCCTGCCTATATTATGAGTATCCAGGCATTTGGTGAGATAGAAATAACTTAAGGCATTAAAGCGATTAATAAATTTCTCCCCCTGATATTGTAAATAGCTGGAAGATTTAAAATTGTCTACTTTCTCTTCGGTGTCTGTTTGTTTTTCAATAAAAGCATCAGAGGTTCGGTATGTCAATAAGGCCATCGAGCGGGCTGCTTTCATACCTGCTTTACCACCATCTTTGGCACCAAATGTTGGATCAGATTGCATGGCCATTCTTTGAGATTCATGAACAGCAATACCCCATGCTGATTCTTTCGAACAAGAGGCGATTAATACCATATGACTGATATCACCTTTAAACCCATAACCAAATTCCAGAGCCTGGTTTCCTCCAAACGACCCACCGATTATGGTATGTATTTTATCAATCTTTAATTCTTCAGCGAGTTTAAAATAAGAGTTTACCAAATCTCGAATGCTAAACTGCGGGAAATCAAGACTTTCGGGACGGGTAGACCCATATGGTGAGCCAATAGAATTGACACAGATGATAAAATATTCTTCCGGATCGTAAAAGTTTCCTTTACCAAATAGCTTAGGCCACCATTCTTCTACATCTGAGCTTCCCGAAATAGCATGAAATACCCAGATAATATTCGACTGATCTTCATCGATCTTGCCATAAGTATGATATGCTAATTGAAGATCATGGATATATTCACCGTTTTCTAAAAGAAATGGCTCTTTAAAGGTCACTGTCTTTTTATCGCTCATAAATCTGTTTCTGCTTCTTTTATAACCGGGCTTATCAGGAATGCAGAGCGCTAAAAAAGAAAAACCTCTTTCAACTGACGTCAAAAGAGGTTTAAATATCTTCTTTTGACTTATCTCCCCCGGCAAACCGGGATGGAATTAGCACCTTCTTGTAAACAAGGGTTGCTAAGGTTTCAACGGGCCTTTCCCTCCACCTTTCTTGATAAGCTATGTAAATGAACTTATTTCTAAATAACTCTTGCAAATATAGGCTTTATTTTTAAAATCCAATGAAAACGTATCTTTCTATTATATAAAGCCCTATTTCTTTACACCAATTTATTTAACAACGTTATTACCGGCTTTATTCATCACGATATTCTGATGATCAATAGATTCCTGGTGAATAATTTTCAAATATGCTTTCATGAATTTCTCTGAAAGGCCGTGAATCCCTCCTTTCACTAATGATTTCTCAATAATTTCCTCCCATCTGTTTGGTTGCAGGATCGTTATTCCCTCATCATTTTTCACATGGCCGATCTCTTCAGAAGTTTTCATTCGGTCACCTAAAAGCTTCATGATATCTTCATCAATCATATCTATGCGGCTACGCAATACATCTAATTTTTCTCTGAATGAAGCATCTTCAACAGAAGTACTCCTCACTACAAGATCTGATAGTAACTGATCTAAAACCGATGGTGTAACCTGCTGATCCTTGTCACTTAAAGCCACTTCAGGGTTAATATGTGATTCAATCATCAAACCATCCATATTCAAATCAAGAGCCTTTTGAGAAACAGCTTGAAGCAAATCGCGGTTTCCACAAATATGGCTCGGATCACAGACCATTGGCATATCCGGAAATCTGCGTTTCATTTCAACTGCCAATTGCCATTTAGGTTCGTTTCGGTATTTCACCTTTTGATGCTGGGCGAATCCACGATGGATCAAACCGATTTTTGTAATTCCGGCTCCCTGTAAACGTTCGATTGCTCCGGTCCACAATTGGATATCAGGATTAAGCGGGTTTTTCACAAATACAGTCGCGTCGGTTCCTCTTAAAGCATCCGCGATTTCCTGCACAGAAAATGGATTCACAGTAGTTCGAGCACCGATCCACATTACATCTACATCGTGTTTTAATGCATCAAATACATGACTGAATTTGGCTACCTCTGCAGAGATGGGAAGACCGGTTTCTTCTTTAGCTTTTTTCATCCATCCTAGAGCTTCTACACCTACACCTTCAAAGCTTCCTGGTCTTGTTCGTGGTTTCCATATTCCAGCGCGTAGAATATCCACCTTACCAGTATCTGCAAGTTCCTTTGCCGTGGATAATAATTGTTCTTCGCTCTCAGCACTACATGGCCCTGAAATTACTACCGGCCTTTTCTGTTTAAATAATTCAATTACGTTCGTTTTCATTGGAATGACTTTTTTATTAAAAATTTTGAGACATAAAAAAAGCCTCCCGGAATTGGGAGGCTCTGTTAATACATTTATAAACTAAAACATACTATGGCCTCCCTTTTATTCTATAATAAAAGAAAAAGAAGTAACCAATATATGCTGCTCTGTTCGTAATCATTTGACACTAAGATAAAGTAAAATATTATTAACCATCAAACAATTTCTAATATTTTTATCAAAATTTTAAATTACAAGGCAAAACACTATGTTTTTGATTACTAAACACCCTTATTTTTAAACGAACGGTTGTTTGGATTACTCTAAAATCACCTCATCGGTGGTGGAGCTCAAAGTTTTTGAGCTGGTTTCAATTTCAATCGTAAATACATGTTTCGAAGCCTCTCCAGGAGCCTTTGTAATATATAATGTAAGTGGATCCTTTTGAAAATTATCTAAGAAATAGGCATTGTTAAGATTATCAGCTGAAAATGGAATTCTTTCAGAACCGATATCCAACATATTAAATAAACCCACAAGATTAGTCCCCGCCGGATACTCGCTATTAAAATCATTATCTGAAGTAATGACAACACTTTTTACAGAATCCATCAAAGAATAACTTACTAATGGGGAGCAAGCATAAGCAGTGGTTGAAAATAAGCCATAAGAAGTAGCCTCTGATAAAAAATTCACATTTAAGTCCAGGCTTTGCATAAGAACAAATTCATATACTGCATCTAATGTATCGGTATCCTGATATTGCTCAAATCCAGCTCCTGTTGCCTTCTGAATAGAAGAATTAGAAATCATTAATGCTTACCTGCAAAGTACCTCCTTCATCACCTTTACACTCATCACAAGAAGGAATACCAAAAATAAAAAATGACATTACGGAAATTTTAAGGATTATAGTTTTAAAATGTCTCATTCTAGTTGATAGTTTAA encodes the following:
- a CDS encoding flotillin family protein; this translates as MTDKILMITLIVGVILVIGIISMFIKMYRKAVQGEALIRTGLGDAKVSFSGIFVVPVLHKLEVMDITLKTLNISRMAKDGLICKDNMRADIKVSFFIRVNKTTEDVIHVAQSIGCHRASEISELERLFDAKFSEALKTVGKHFDFVELYNSRASFKEKILQEIGTDLNGYVLDDCAIDYVEQTSIHDLNQDNILDSQGIKKIIELTSEEKIKANLIEREKEKTIKKQDVEARETILQLERQQIEKEEQQRREVESIKARESAEIERVQAENDKKAQNARIATEEEIGVAEENKLRQILVAQKNKEKADAIESERVEQARALEATERERVVELAQIEKEKSLEVERRNIQEVIRERVTVEKATVEEEEKIKDTRANAEAERNKQVAITVAEQKAQEALVQEIKAAEAARQASESLAKKALIDAEAEQSAAIHKAEAMKTLADAEAAQKAAIGMSEAQVMSAKAEAKEKEGESEASVIEMKADAEAKGIKMKSNAQAEADERLGFVAAKVAREKGKADSEVTEVMATAKEKEGLAEASVMAAKAKADADGIKEKAEAMKILDGAGMEHEEFKMRLDKDRAVELAQLDVNRQIAEAQAEVMAEAMKTANIDIIGGESTFFNQIVGSMAKGKAIDGFMKSSDVITDVKDAFLKSDGGSSFRNNIGEIMSTLNISSEDLKNLSISALLFKMMQNAQDDDMKDNIRQLMGIAKSAGLDNESPRKLGLA
- a CDS encoding OB-fold-containig protein; translated protein: MNEVLAASVSPANIIITALAIFVVVYWITVIIGLLDMDLFDIDVDLDADAEIDGASVMWLNNVLAFFNLGQVPVMIFFTFLIIPSWTISMIINDLIGNSSIILGIPVLLGSLILGLFIAKFMTMPFVKIFGKLNSSGDAGDVLIGKVCTITIPASKIKTGQAKVSTKGAPHILNVRTTTDSKMSNGETGLVLEYRKDQNIYLIEPYN
- a CDS encoding PspA/IM30 family protein, which encodes MNIFRRLFKIGQSEAHAAVDKLEDPIKLTEQGIRDMKEDLDKSLKSLAEVKAMAIKARREYENYTSKSEDYEQKAVKLLKSAQTGSVSNEEADRLATEALIQKEENMKHAARAQGQKQQFESSVEQLEGNIKRLKSKIAKWENELKTLKARVKVSNATKNINKQMAQIDSSDTISMLERMREKVDQEEALAESYGEMAEESRSIDEEIDKTLAQAETSDKAEELARLKEKLGINNDK
- a CDS encoding CesT family type III secretion system chaperone, with amino-acid sequence MTKNYQKVRDYVIDLDYDISHEDESNGVLVVNDPSSGISNLVLGCADPILIMEQFILELQDDSNGTLKKLLQKNRDIIHGAFVLDETGRKVIFRNTLELENLDLNELEASFNSLGLLLSEYSNDLITFSK
- a CDS encoding helix-turn-helix domain-containing protein, whose product is MSYIGKNIKKIRVVKKMSQADFAQIFDIARPSVGAYEEGRSEPKIETIIQIAKYFKLSIDTLLTKELTINELYKFDLFKKEFKGSLDKKVDKPHKDSIQKSTPLVTIGDHLNYIVNYDHADFINNLPEIQFPLNKSKKTRAFQISGSEMEYEGCGLNHKDIILCTPIDKNSKLNTDTLYIVVTNDEIISRSLKTITKSTMVFKPYNPAYDNSSIKKEDIIELWKAEAVFSLTLRSPSRLEERVEKLEQQLDKLLKDKI
- a CDS encoding response regulator transcription factor, yielding MNQEGKSIYEQYLEIVSATPEVDSSLLQKHVRNLRESEKYLPIGMTFLFITNSSKQKYEFITKNVEYCTGLKLQDLYEEGVNYIMSRIHPEEIKKWHAIVGEIINELLKLPEDQRLKANFQLQYRLKNGSGKYINISDGHIPIALNDDGIPYLFLSQVTVLGSGEKAEPKGILMCLNNNNEYDVIFKTPDKAGNIEIFLTDREIEVLNYVGKGMTSKDIADKIHVSKETVDKHRKNIIKKMNVNNVVEAYSKAKRADLIE
- a CDS encoding homoserine dehydrogenase family protein; the encoded protein is MSYLFNNFSENQSLFSEVLLKARELGYTEPDPREDLDGMDVARKLLILAREIGLESEMDDVEIQNLIPEALQNEDDFDSFLQHKEELDIHYKKLKSSLKENEVLRYIGDLDVEKHQLNVKLIKVDKNSPLGGIKNADSIFEIYTSGYGDHPLIIQGAGAGAEVTARGVYTDILKIGNQL
- a CDS encoding aspartate kinase — encoded protein: MSDKKTVTFKEPFLLENGEYIHDLQLAYHTYGKIDEDQSNIIWVFHAISGSSDVEEWWPKLFGKGNFYDPEEYFIICVNSIGSPYGSTRPESLDFPQFSIRDLVNSYFKLAEELKIDKIHTIIGGSFGGNQALEFGYGFKGDISHMVLIASCSKESAWGIAVHESQRMAMQSDPTFGAKDGGKAGMKAARSMALLTYRTSDAFIEKQTDTEEKVDNFKSSSYLQYQGEKFINRFNALSYFYLTKCLDTHNIGRNRGGEIKALSEIKIPTLVIGIDSDSLIPTRFQQFIAEHIPDAIYREIKSDYGHDGFLIEIDQITDRIESFYKQHEPVRKDQRIVLKFGGKSLQNGPVLKNVIDITNHAFDLYPVALVVSARGDSTNRLCKLYQAAINGDSYDKLFNDFVENQQIPGYELDLSHETDELANLLAALKVLRYKATPVEDKILAVGELISAKVIANYLNKNGLKAIPVDARQLLIAGRQEAAVNVDFHNSRSNVQEFFGRLDIETIPVITGFIARDVNGETVTLGRNGSNYTATLIASFINAVEVQNWTDVEGVFSASPKYVPHAMKLEHISYREANELANFGANVLHPKTIQPLLFNNIPLRIKSTWKPQETGTLIDKTGAEKGVKAVSSIEGVSLVSLDGKGMLGKVGIDARIFHSLSKKDISVRLISQASSERGIGFVVDSEQANEAELILTREFQNELESGDISSIRVNHDMAIIAIVGRHNFALERAIQGLRKNKIWMYLISNSISGEHISLVISNKNIKKAMNVVHAQVFGAIKTINLFALGKGVVGGTLIDQVVNTGEDLVTERGMKINVIGVADSKKYIVDTKGLGKDWREKLADSDKNNYLPSILKELFETGLENIVIADNTSSEEITEAYPTIVKHGFDIVASNKKANSGDYAFYVELRRLLRRRSKLFYYEANVGAGLPLIDTLKYLKQSSDSVTRIRGFLVAH